A genomic region of Brachyspira pilosicoli contains the following coding sequences:
- the mraY gene encoding phospho-N-acetylmuramoyl-pentapeptide-transferase, which translates to MLYEIFYPLRESFFGFNVFRYITFRTAGAVATALILVLVFAPSIIEKLKKLHFGQVVRDDGPETHLVKTGTPTMGGIFIVGSVLISILLWGKLDNIKIILLTISLIILSIAGFLDDFLKIKYKNSKGLPGKYKIVFQVIVGLIIGIYLYYFDKSTFLMKFDLEKGISVLEAVKVAQVPSSTLFIPFFSNVYIDLKMLYIPFSIFVVVSMSNAVNLTDGLDGLAIGLLIIMSMAFAVLSYVSGNSLIATYLKIPFISDAGEVTVFVGALIGAGLGFLWFNAHPAQVFMGDVGSLSLGGVLGIIALFIKHELLLLIVGAVYVSEAFSVVVQVFSYKLFKKRVFKMAPLHHHFEKSGWKETQVVFRFYIIGIITALIGIATLKIR; encoded by the coding sequence ATGCTATATGAGATTTTTTATCCGCTTCGAGAGAGTTTTTTTGGTTTCAATGTTTTTAGATATATTACTTTCAGAACGGCAGGTGCTGTTGCTACTGCATTGATTTTAGTGTTGGTATTTGCTCCGAGTATAATAGAAAAATTAAAGAAACTGCATTTTGGTCAGGTCGTAAGAGATGATGGACCAGAGACACATTTGGTTAAAACTGGTACCCCTACAATGGGCGGTATATTTATAGTAGGAAGCGTATTAATAAGTATACTGTTATGGGGAAAATTGGATAATATAAAAATTATACTTCTTACAATATCTCTAATTATACTTTCTATAGCAGGTTTTTTAGATGATTTTCTTAAAATTAAATATAAAAACTCTAAGGGACTTCCCGGTAAATATAAAATTGTATTTCAAGTGATAGTTGGTTTAATAATAGGAATATATTTATATTATTTTGATAAATCCACTTTTTTAATGAAGTTTGATTTAGAGAAAGGAATCAGTGTTTTGGAAGCTGTAAAGGTGGCACAAGTTCCTTCATCTACTTTATTTATACCATTTTTTAGCAATGTTTATATAGACTTAAAAATGCTTTATATACCTTTTTCTATATTTGTAGTTGTGAGTATGAGTAATGCTGTTAATCTTACAGACGGATTAGATGGTTTAGCCATTGGGCTATTAATAATAATGTCTATGGCTTTTGCAGTGCTTTCTTATGTATCTGGTAACTCATTAATAGCAACATATTTAAAAATACCTTTTATATCTGATGCAGGAGAAGTTACCGTATTTGTAGGGGCTTTGATTGGGGCTGGTTTAGGATTTTTATGGTTTAATGCTCACCCTGCACAGGTGTTTATGGGAGATGTGGGTAGCTTATCTCTTGGAGGAGTTTTAGGGATAATTGCATTATTTATAAAACATGAACTTCTTCTTTTAATAGTTGGAGCTGTTTATGTTTCTGAAGCTTTTAGCGTTGTTGTGCAGGTGTTTTCTTATAAACTATTCAAAAAAAGAGTATTTAAAATGGCTCCTTTGCATCATCACTTTGAGAAATCTGGATGGAAAGAAACACAAGTTGTTTTTAGATTTTATATAATAGGCATAATAACTGCTTTGATTGGTATAGCAACTCTAAAAATAAGATAA
- a CDS encoding SDR family NAD(P)-dependent oxidoreductase has translation MKLVENKIALVTSSTRGIGLECSKKLAENGAKVYLAVRRLDAGREIADEIIKNGGKADVVYFDATKEETFTSMVEDVIKKENKIDILVNNFGTTDVNKDLDLVNGDTDTFFKIVNENIKSVYLPCKAAVKNMKANGGGSIINISSVGGLFPDISRLAYGISKSSINFLTKNIAVQYARDNIRCNAVLPGFVATEAAMENMSKEFLNAFLKNVPLNRPATTEDIANAVLFFASDMSSFITGETMPVSGGFGVPSPMYALYQDMMKKG, from the coding sequence ATGAAACTTGTAGAAAATAAAATAGCTTTAGTAACTTCATCAACAAGAGGGATTGGTTTAGAATGCAGTAAGAAATTAGCCGAAAATGGAGCTAAGGTTTATTTAGCAGTTAGGAGGCTTGATGCTGGTAGAGAAATAGCTGATGAAATTATAAAAAATGGCGGTAAAGCAGATGTCGTTTATTTTGATGCAACAAAAGAAGAAACTTTTACTTCTATGGTAGAAGATGTTATAAAAAAAGAAAACAAAATAGATATACTTGTCAATAATTTTGGCACAACTGATGTTAATAAAGATTTAGATTTAGTAAATGGAGATACAGATACATTTTTTAAAATTGTAAATGAAAATATAAAAAGTGTTTATTTGCCTTGTAAGGCTGCTGTAAAAAATATGAAAGCAAATGGGGGCGGAAGTATAATTAATATTTCATCTGTTGGAGGATTATTTCCAGATATATCTCGTTTAGCCTATGGTATATCTAAAAGTTCTATTAATTTTTTAACTAAAAATATAGCCGTACAATATGCAAGAGATAATATAAGATGTAATGCTGTACTCCCTGGATTTGTGGCAACTGAAGCTGCTATGGAAAATATGTCAAAAGAGTTTTTAAATGCTTTTTTGAAAAACGTTCCTTTAAATAGACCCGCTACAACAGAAGATATAGCAAATGCTGTATTATTTTTTGCTAGTGATATGTCTTCTTTTATTACAGGAGAGACTATGCCTGTTTCCGGAGGCTTTGGTGTTCCTTCTCCAATGTATGCATTGTATCAGGATATGATGAAAAAAGGTTAA
- a CDS encoding SGNH/GDSL hydrolase family protein, which yields MINILCYGDSNTFGFIPTLNKRYSIDERWTGILQNILGNDYRVIEEGLCGRTTVFDDPFEPGRNGMAYIEIALDTHKPLDLVILSLGTNDVKVHFSATSNLITEGIKRIIFKIRNSEDSMEYKKPEILLLAPPPVGEKVHALYDFSGFNQNSIKISKELAAKYKLLAEQEKVHFFDLGSIVKFTEEDQVHLDKESHKIIAENLAMEIKNIFNK from the coding sequence ATGATAAATATATTATGTTATGGTGATAGTAATACATTTGGTTTTATACCAACATTAAATAAGAGATATTCTATAGATGAAAGATGGACAGGAATATTACAGAATATTTTAGGTAATGATTATAGAGTTATTGAAGAAGGTTTGTGCGGAAGAACAACAGTATTTGATGATCCATTTGAGCCTGGCAGAAACGGAATGGCATATATAGAAATAGCGTTAGATACACATAAACCATTAGATTTAGTTATACTATCTTTGGGTACAAATGATGTAAAGGTACATTTTTCTGCTACTTCTAACTTAATTACTGAAGGAATTAAAAGAATTATATTTAAAATTAGAAATAGCGAAGATTCAATGGAATACAAAAAACCTGAAATTTTATTGCTTGCCCCTCCTCCAGTAGGGGAGAAAGTTCATGCTCTTTATGATTTTTCGGGGTTTAATCAAAATTCTATAAAAATATCTAAGGAATTGGCAGCAAAATATAAATTACTTGCCGAACAAGAAAAAGTGCATTTTTTTGATTTAGGAAGCATAGTAAAATTTACTGAAGAAGATCAAGTACATCTTGACAAAGAATCACATAAAATAATAGCTGAAAATTTAGCTATGGAAATAAAAAATATTTTTAATAAATAA
- the leuS gene encoding leucine--tRNA ligase, protein MEYNFTTIEKKWQKYWKDNQSFKTVSKPTDKKYYVLEMFPYPSGKMHMGHVSNYTIADSIARYYKLLGYDILHPMGWDAFGMPAENAAIEHKTHPAEWTLKNIANMKEQLNLLGYSYDWDREVTTCLPDYYKWGQWFILKMYEKGLLYRKGGDVNWCEHCNTVLANEQVTAEGTCWRCDGEVTKKKLEQWYIKVTDYAEQLDADLKLLEGYWPDNVIAMQKNWIGRSVGAYINFNLDDGKDFPIFTTRPDTIYGVTYMAIAWNYEGLLDMCTAEQKSAVEEFIKKSAKIDQKTDYEKEGVFTGRYVVNPFNGEKAPLYAANFVLAEYGSGAVMAVPAHDQRDFEFAKKYNIPVKVVIQNADNSIKAETMTEAYVEDGIVVNSDILNGLSSRDAIKRAIEYAAEKGFGREQVQYKLRDWLISRQRYWGNPLPFVHCEKCGVVPVPESELPITLPMDIEFTVGENPLKKSASFVNTTCPKCGAPAKRETDTMDTFTCSSWYYARYTDAHNNKMPFDPEAANAWLSVDQYIGGIEHACMHLLYSRFWYKFMRDIGLIKGDEPFNRLLTQGMVLANSYEAKSLKKFYTQEQMNNKEYEKDGIKKEDIIVKMEKMSKSKANGVDPAEIIELFGADAVRIFVMFVAPPEKDKEWSDEGVKGSARFLNRIWNLFLKYKDEEAFKNAKSFDYNNLSKDGQKLFRKYNKTIKKVTIDIKDRFHFNTAIASLMELLNDMSAIKLANNDDYAMFREVIRGYLILLNPIAPHITEELYQILNFGKMILEESWVEHDEQYCKDDTFELVFQVNGKIRDRIEADVNISEDEAKNQALSSEKVKAFTEGKNIIKVVYVKGKLVNIVIK, encoded by the coding sequence ATGGAATATAATTTTACCACCATTGAAAAGAAATGGCAGAAGTACTGGAAAGACAATCAATCTTTCAAAACAGTTTCTAAACCTACAGACAAAAAATATTACGTATTAGAGATGTTTCCATATCCATCTGGAAAAATGCATATGGGGCATGTTTCTAATTATACTATAGCTGACTCTATAGCGAGATACTACAAACTGTTAGGATATGATATTTTACACCCAATGGGCTGGGACGCTTTCGGTATGCCTGCAGAAAATGCTGCTATAGAACATAAAACTCACCCTGCTGAATGGACTTTGAAAAATATTGCTAATATGAAAGAGCAGTTAAACTTGCTTGGATATTCTTATGATTGGGATAGAGAAGTTACTACTTGTTTGCCTGATTATTATAAATGGGGACAGTGGTTCATATTAAAAATGTATGAGAAAGGTCTTTTATATAGAAAAGGCGGAGATGTTAACTGGTGTGAGCATTGTAATACAGTATTAGCAAATGAACAAGTTACAGCAGAAGGCACTTGCTGGAGATGCGACGGAGAGGTTACTAAAAAGAAACTTGAACAATGGTATATAAAAGTTACTGATTATGCAGAACAATTAGATGCAGATTTGAAATTATTAGAAGGTTATTGGCCTGATAATGTTATAGCTATGCAGAAAAACTGGATAGGAAGAAGTGTTGGTGCTTATATCAATTTTAATTTAGATGACGGCAAAGACTTCCCTATATTTACAACTCGCCCAGACACTATTTATGGTGTTACTTATATGGCTATAGCTTGGAACTATGAAGGTCTTTTGGATATGTGTACTGCCGAACAAAAAAGTGCTGTAGAGGAGTTCATTAAAAAGTCTGCTAAGATTGACCAAAAAACAGATTATGAGAAAGAAGGTGTATTTACTGGAAGATATGTGGTTAATCCATTTAATGGAGAGAAGGCTCCTTTATATGCTGCTAATTTTGTTTTGGCTGAATATGGTAGCGGTGCTGTAATGGCTGTTCCTGCTCATGACCAAAGAGACTTTGAATTTGCTAAAAAATACAATATTCCTGTAAAGGTTGTTATACAAAATGCTGACAATTCTATAAAAGCAGAAACTATGACAGAGGCCTATGTAGAAGACGGAATAGTTGTTAATTCTGACATATTAAACGGACTTTCTTCAAGAGACGCTATAAAAAGAGCAATAGAGTATGCTGCAGAAAAAGGTTTTGGAAGAGAGCAAGTACAGTATAAACTTAGAGATTGGCTTATATCAAGACAAAGATATTGGGGCAACCCTCTTCCTTTTGTACATTGTGAGAAATGCGGTGTTGTACCTGTTCCTGAAAGCGAATTACCTATAACACTTCCTATGGATATAGAGTTTACAGTTGGAGAGAATCCTCTTAAAAAATCTGCATCATTCGTTAATACAACATGTCCAAAATGCGGTGCTCCTGCTAAAAGAGAAACTGACACTATGGATACATTTACATGCAGTTCTTGGTATTATGCAAGATATACAGATGCTCATAATAACAAAATGCCTTTTGATCCTGAAGCTGCTAATGCTTGGCTTAGTGTTGACCAATACATAGGCGGTATTGAACATGCTTGTATGCACCTTTTATATTCAAGATTCTGGTACAAGTTTATGAGAGATATAGGACTTATAAAAGGAGATGAGCCTTTTAATAGACTTCTTACTCAGGGTATGGTTTTAGCAAATAGTTATGAGGCTAAATCGTTAAAAAAATTCTATACTCAAGAGCAGATGAACAATAAAGAATACGAAAAAGACGGCATTAAAAAAGAAGATATTATAGTAAAAATGGAAAAGATGTCAAAATCAAAAGCTAATGGGGTTGATCCTGCTGAGATTATAGAGCTTTTCGGTGCTGATGCTGTTAGAATATTTGTTATGTTTGTTGCTCCTCCAGAAAAAGATAAAGAATGGTCTGATGAGGGTGTTAAAGGTTCTGCAAGATTCTTAAACAGAATTTGGAACTTATTCTTAAAATACAAAGATGAAGAAGCTTTCAAAAATGCTAAATCATTTGACTACAACAATCTTTCAAAAGACGGACAAAAATTATTTAGAAAATACAATAAAACTATTAAGAAAGTTACAATAGACATTAAAGACAGATTCCACTTCAACACAGCAATTGCATCACTAATGGAGCTTTTAAACGACATGTCTGCTATAAAATTAGCCAACAATGATGATTATGCTATGTTTAGAGAAGTTATTAGAGGATACTTAATTCTTCTTAACCCAATAGCTCCGCATATCACAGAAGAGCTTTATCAGATATTAAATTTTGGTAAGATGATACTTGAAGAAAGTTGGGTTGAGCATGATGAACAGTATTGTAAAGATGATACATTTGAGCTTGTATTCCAAGTTAATGGTAAGATAAGAGACAGAATAGAAGCTGATGTTAATATAAGCGAAGATGAAGCAAAAAACCAGGCATTATCAAGCGAAAAAGTTAAAGCGTTTACAGAAGGTAAAAATATCATTAAAGTAGTTTATGTTAAAGGAAAGCTTGTAAACATAGTTATAAAATAA
- a CDS encoding PepSY-like domain-containing protein, with amino-acid sequence MNAKLQLSIKITPSKLPENARRLIEFYFHNAKIIYIDKINDEYEVKLSNGTYIDFDKNGNWNYISSDEDIRENILPKSISNCVKNIMKKYKGAHIYEINKRINFYRIKLSNSIDLCVNYRGDLLA; translated from the coding sequence ATGAACGCTAAATTACAACTCTCTATAAAAATAACCCCTAGTAAATTGCCTGAAAATGCTAGAAGATTAATAGAATTTTACTTCCATAATGCAAAAATAATATATATAGATAAAATTAACGATGAATATGAAGTAAAATTATCTAACGGAACTTATATTGATTTTGATAAAAATGGTAATTGGAATTATATAAGCAGCGATGAGGATATAAGAGAAAATATACTTCCAAAATCTATATCAAATTGTGTAAAAAATATTATGAAAAAATATAAAGGCGCTCATATATATGAAATAAATAAAAGAATAAATTTTTATAGAATAAAATTAAGCAATTCTATAGATTTATGTGTAAATTACAGGGGAGATTTATTAGCTTAA
- the tilS gene encoding tRNA lysidine(34) synthetase TilS — MLKEIQNFLLSNIDDIQNKTLAAAYSGGIDSHVMLNILYKLKEQLSFNLIILHVNYNLRGEDSTNDELFARDTAKKYNIKIYVKEIEPNSYEGKNIQLEARNDRYSFFKELYNKKIYDYLLIAHNKDDLAETIIYRIIKGSGTNVYKSLREKKGYILRPLLNFYRKDIEEYAKNNSLSHREDISNKKNYYARNKIRNLVIPMLEEINTKAKNNIIRFAKKSYDETIMLRKKTNFLYKKNISNSNKTLNITNIKNINDMFISKIIIKLLAKNNIEITEKRIIEIINIIKSKKPNIKIRLDNIYLIKEYNTINLKKKEEEKENINDYIKIEKDGVYQFLNAEIETQTILNKNINYKDNIYIKANYPIIIRKRRYGDFLLSYPDSHKKSLRKILIDLKIPHYTKEKIPVITSAYDDNKILALYLEPYGLNKIANDAAVTKEDKYIIKFSFNKFNI; from the coding sequence ATGCTAAAAGAAATTCAAAATTTTTTACTTTCAAACATAGATGATATACAAAATAAAACTTTAGCAGCAGCATATTCAGGCGGCATAGACTCTCATGTTATGCTAAATATTTTATACAAATTAAAAGAGCAATTATCATTTAATCTAATAATACTTCATGTTAATTATAACTTGAGAGGAGAAGATTCTACAAATGATGAATTATTTGCACGTGATACAGCCAAAAAATATAATATAAAAATATATGTTAAAGAAATAGAACCAAACAGTTATGAAGGAAAAAATATTCAGCTCGAGGCGAGAAATGATAGATATAGTTTTTTTAAAGAACTTTACAATAAAAAAATATATGATTATTTATTAATAGCGCATAATAAAGACGATTTAGCAGAAACTATTATTTATCGAATAATTAAAGGCTCTGGTACTAATGTTTATAAAAGCCTAAGAGAAAAAAAAGGATATATTTTAAGACCGCTGCTTAATTTTTATAGAAAAGATATTGAAGAATATGCTAAAAATAACAGTCTCTCTCACAGAGAAGATATTTCAAATAAAAAAAATTATTATGCAAGAAACAAAATAAGAAATTTAGTAATACCTATGCTTGAGGAAATAAATACAAAAGCAAAAAATAATATTATACGATTTGCAAAAAAGAGCTATGATGAAACTATAATGCTTAGAAAAAAAACCAACTTCCTATACAAAAAAAATATTTCTAACAGTAATAAAACTCTTAATATAACAAATATAAAAAATATCAATGATATGTTTATAAGTAAAATAATAATTAAATTATTAGCAAAAAATAATATAGAAATAACAGAAAAAAGAATTATTGAGATAATAAATATAATAAAATCAAAAAAGCCTAATATAAAAATAAGATTAGATAATATTTATTTAATTAAAGAATATAATACCATTAATTTAAAGAAAAAAGAAGAAGAAAAAGAAAACATTAATGATTATATAAAAATAGAAAAAGATGGTGTATATCAATTTTTAAATGCAGAAATTGAAACACAAACTATTTTAAATAAAAATATTAATTATAAAGACAATATTTATATAAAGGCAAACTATCCTATAATAATAAGAAAAAGAAGATACGGAGATTTTTTATTATCCTATCCTGATAGTCATAAAAAAAGTTTAAGAAAAATTTTAATAGATTTAAAAATACCTCACTATACTAAAGAAAAAATCCCCGTAATCACTTCAGCTTATGATGATAATAAAATACTTGCATTATATTTAGAACCTTATGGTTTAAATAAAATAGCAAACGATGCTGCTGTGACTAAAGAAGACAAATATATAATAAAATTTTCTTTTAATAAATTTAATATATAA
- a CDS encoding ankyrin repeat domain-containing protein: MKKKILFILIIAISSLYSKSNNEKINSLLITNEIIKPSDELLSLLEKNKNKTGVAEIIELINEGGINASSKGEIIIGDVTHYPNSTPLMIASSYNHYNIAKALIDNGALVNLRAGDGFNALMEAVRTGNIEIAKLLIEHDSDLDIKNKDGKNMIMIACEKGNEEMFNLLIENNADINAKSSWGASALIYASENGNLNIMQYLIDNGIDVNGKADDNGDTPLLWAVTGQNPYEASKLLIENGADVNATNDSGVAPATILAASTPKVVKLLKDNGADLDTKFLDYYPPIAIAAGAGNLEIVKALVENGADVNYYPNDINYTAIFHAIDQHNYEVAEYLFKNGVDLNIKMKPDNDYGRSIKESYNVLEYAEAIKDKKMIDLVKKYYKKK; the protein is encoded by the coding sequence ATGAAAAAGAAGATATTATTTATATTGATAATTGCAATTTCATCGCTTTATTCCAAGAGCAATAATGAGAAAATAAATAGTTTATTAATTACAAATGAAATAATAAAGCCTAGCGATGAATTATTAAGCTTATTAGAAAAGAATAAAAATAAAACAGGTGTTGCTGAAATAATAGAATTAATAAATGAGGGCGGTATAAATGCTTCTTCAAAAGGCGAGATTATTATAGGCGATGTTACCCACTATCCTAATTCTACTCCTTTAATGATAGCTTCATCATATAATCATTACAATATAGCAAAAGCTTTAATTGATAATGGGGCTTTGGTTAATTTAAGAGCAGGCGATGGATTTAATGCTTTAATGGAAGCTGTAAGAACTGGCAATATAGAAATAGCAAAATTACTAATAGAACATGACTCTGATTTAGATATAAAAAATAAAGACGGAAAAAATATGATTATGATTGCATGCGAAAAGGGTAATGAAGAGATGTTTAATCTATTAATAGAAAACAATGCAGATATAAATGCAAAATCATCTTGGGGAGCATCTGCACTTATTTATGCTTCTGAAAATGGAAATCTTAATATAATGCAATATTTAATAGATAATGGAATAGATGTTAATGGAAAAGCCGATGATAATGGGGATACTCCATTACTTTGGGCTGTTACAGGACAAAATCCTTATGAAGCTTCAAAACTTTTAATAGAAAATGGTGCCGATGTAAATGCTACAAATGATAGCGGAGTTGCTCCTGCTACTATACTTGCGGCGTCTACTCCAAAAGTAGTAAAGCTTTTAAAAGATAATGGTGCTGATTTAGATACAAAATTTCTAGATTATTATCCTCCTATAGCAATTGCTGCGGGTGCGGGTAATTTAGAAATAGTTAAGGCATTAGTTGAAAATGGGGCTGATGTGAACTATTATCCTAATGATATAAACTATACTGCGATATTTCATGCTATAGACCAACATAATTATGAAGTTGCTGAATATTTATTTAAAAATGGAGTGGATTTAAATATAAAAATGAAACCTGATAATGACTATGGCAGAAGTATAAAAGAAAGCTACAATGTTTTAGAATATGCCGAGGCTATTAAGGATAAAAAAATGATTGATTTAGTAAAAAAATATTATAAGAAAAAATAA
- a CDS encoding ankyrin repeat domain-containing protein encodes MKILWIIIISSYIAYGQVSEDFKNLAATNKESALYKSVVSENIDEFKYIIENNKEYITYSIANSETWYNYIPNLSTNNFSNFVKVLLDNGMDINEKNEEGKSLILDISKYYNSLHKPKFGTSEIIGVPDSKYKIETLINLGANINIQDNDGNGIIHYILSRDNIGTEEYDIIEMLIKNSVNINLQNNDGDTALHKISYKKNNEYRDIDMEKKVAYLLIENNADKNIKNNNGKKAYPGIFYNTKLIFTGIFSTLFNIFKIVLLIVIGIPALILHFIVFNISEFFR; translated from the coding sequence ATGAAAATATTATGGATTATTATAATTAGTTCGTACATTGCTTATGGTCAGGTAAGTGAAGATTTTAAGAATTTAGCGGCAACAAATAAAGAATCAGCATTATACAAATCAGTAGTATCAGAAAATATTGATGAGTTTAAATACATAATTGAAAACAATAAAGAATATATAACTTATTCTATAGCGAACAGTGAAACATGGTATAACTATATACCTAATTTAAGCACTAATAATTTCTCTAATTTCGTAAAGGTTTTATTAGATAATGGAATGGATATTAATGAGAAAAATGAAGAGGGAAAAAGCCTTATACTTGATATAAGTAAGTACTACAATTCACTTCATAAACCTAAATTCGGTACAAGTGAAATTATAGGAGTTCCAGATAGTAAATATAAAATTGAAACACTTATAAATCTTGGAGCAAATATTAATATACAAGATAATGACGGAAATGGTATAATTCACTATATACTTTCTAGAGATAATATAGGAACAGAAGAATATGATATTATTGAAATGCTCATAAAAAACTCAGTCAATATTAATTTACAAAATAATGATGGAGATACTGCACTTCATAAAATTTCATATAAAAAAAATAATGAGTATAGAGATATTGATATGGAAAAAAAAGTTGCCTATCTTTTGATAGAAAATAATGCAGATAAAAATATAAAAAATAATAATGGAAAAAAAGCGTATCCCGGTATATTTTATAATACAAAATTAATTTTTACTGGAATATTTAGTACTTTATTTAATATTTTTAAGATTGTACTTCTAATTGTAATTGGTATACCTGCATTAATATTACATTTTATAGTTTTTAATATTTCAGAATTTTTCAGATAA